The following are encoded in a window of Oncorhynchus keta strain PuntledgeMale-10-30-2019 chromosome 10, Oket_V2, whole genome shotgun sequence genomic DNA:
- the LOC118389255 gene encoding tensin-4-like, which translates to MPIAGAMSHIIPNHILRVGQSTCLDSAHEAALGCSPSAMMDPNGSCSEQDDLDISLNNLNQLILELDPTFEPIHFNKRSQSSSLHTDDFSPDEDVSNCVLVPRGCSPRHISTSVSPSCSIPIPPSSASVSRCSPQGSLVFSDASSRPPLPCGSVVRRRLPSTQGGDVGMCSSPVTLRMSQSHRNSAVSMLSTSPGSETSYMMGSYQSLLSDSESDSPESLLLYRTSSSFSDVSRSSTRPFTNKPLPTGPSPLGHFQGIHSSPASLAGSLTDIPVVLVNGAPERELSPQSPPEAMVPDVKIKQRPSSRPSSPSPSHSFQGNQHSMKFVMDTSQFWFRPHINRVQAEAIVIDKEPGTFVVRDSTSFRGSFGLAMKVDQVPINISPTGQPAEGSSELVRHFLIESSAKGVRIKGSSQEPYFGSLSALVFQHTITAYALPCKLLLQSHDLNKEGTTDRSAPEDKTKTACNFLYLSAIPTEMLTGPCAVQKAVSSTFTMDQGTITPTIVNLKVSPKGVTLTDIQRKLFFRRHYPAHLLSYSGEDPDKRLWHKSSKPARIFGIVAKGTEAGMENVCHVFAEYDPLQPCNPTIELTQGIIFKP; encoded by the exons ATGCCTATAGCTGGAGCCATGTCCCACATAATACCCAATCACATTCTGAGGGTGGGTCAGAGTACCTGCCTGGACTCTGCTCATGAGGCGGCTCTGGGGTGCAGTCCGAGCGCCATGATGGACCCCAACGGGAGTTGCAGTGAACAGGATGACCTGGACATCTCACTAAATAACTTGAACCAGCTCATTCTGGAACTGGACCCCACGTTTGAGCCCATCCACTTCAACAAGAGGTCCCAGTCCAGCAGCCTCCACACAG atGACTTCTCTCCAGATGAAGACGTCTCCAACTGTGTGCTGGTCCCCAGAGGCTGTTCTCCAAGGCACATCTCCacctccgtctccccctcctgCAGCATTCCCATCCCACCGTCCTCTGCTTCTGTCTCCAGGTGCAGCCCCCAAGGCTCCCTGGTGTTCTCTGATGCCTCCTCTCGCCCCCCACTGCCGTGTGGAAGTGTCGTCCGCCGGCGGCTGCCCTCGACGCAGGGAGGCGATGTGGGCATGTGTTCATCCCCGGTTACCCTGCGCATGTCACAGTCTCACAGGAACAGTGCCGTCTCGATGCTCTCCACGTCGCCCGGCTCAGAAACCAGTTACATGATGGGCAG CTATCAGTCATTGCTCAGTGACAGTGAAAGTGACAGCCCcgagtctctcctcctctaccgcaCATCCAGCTCCTTCAGCGACGTGTCCAGGTCCTCGACCAGGCCGTTCACCAACAAGCCTTTGCCGACCGGCCCATCACCACTCGGCCACTTCCAGGGGATCCACAGCAGCCCTGCCTCCCTGGCCGGTTCACTGACAGACATCCCTGTGGTGTTGGTCAACGGAGCTCCAGAGCGGGAGCTCAGCCCCCAGTCACCTCCAGAGGCAATGGTCCCAGACGTAAAGATCAAGCAGAGGCCCAGCTCCAGGCCATCCTCGCCATCTCCCTCTCACT CTTTCCAAGGCAATCAGCACTCGATGAAGTTTGTCATGGACACTTCTCAGTTCTGGTTCCGCCCACACATCAACAGAGTTCAGG CTGAGGCCATAGTGATAGATAAGGAGCCGGGGACCTTCGTGGTGAGAGACAGCACATCCTTCAGAGGCTCCTTCGGGCTGGCTATGAAGGTGGACCAGGTGCCCATCAATATATCCCCTACTGGCCAACCAG CGGAAGGCAGCTCAGAGCTCGTGAGGCACTTTCTCATTGAATCGTCGGCCAAGGGCGTCCGTATCAAGGGCTCCTCACAGGAACCATACTTTG GTAGTCTGTCTGCCCTGGTCTTCCAACACACCATCACTGCATATGCCCTACCCTGCAAACTTCTGCTCCAGTCACATG ATCTGAATAAGGAGGGAACAACTGACAGGTCAGCACCAGAAGACAAGACAAAGACTG CTTGCAATTTCCTCTACCTGAGTGCAATCCCCACTGAGATGTTGACAGGGCCATGCGCTGTACAAAAGGCTGTGTCCTCCACCTTCACGATGGACCAGGGCACCATCACACCCACCATAGTCAACCTGAAGGTGTCACCCAAAGGTGTCACTTTGACAGACATCCAGAGAAA ACTCTTCTTCAGACGTCATTACCCTGCACACCTGCTCAGCTACAGTGGTGAAGATCCAGACAAGAGACT GTGGCACAAGAGTTCCAAACCAGCAAG GATATTTGGTATCGTGGCAAAAGGCACTGAAGCGGGTATGGAGAATGTGTGCCACGTCTTCGCAGAATACGACCCTCTTCAGCCCTGTAATCCGACCATTGAGTTGACACAGGGCATCATTTTCAAACcataa
- the LOC118389254 gene encoding C-C chemokine receptor type 7-like: MTAVKDTQILVPALLIWTYFETCFSQSEKMTTEFITDYTDYPTDKTDLDYDHWTQQCQKESNRHFRSWFMPTFYSLICFLGLVGNILVIGTYVYFNRLKTGTDVFLLSLSVADLLFAVSLPLWATNSMTEWVLGLFICKAMHTIYKVSFYSGMFLLASISVDRYFAISKAVSAHRHRSMAVFISKVTSVVIWVMALVFSVPEMSYTNISNKTCTPYTAGSDQVRVAIQVSQMVLGFVLPLLIMAFCYGAIVKTLCQARSFEKNKAIKVIFTLVAVFLLCQVPYNLVLLLTTLDAAKGGSKDCLYDNSLLYAADITQCLAFLRCCLNPFVYAFIGVKFRRNLLKLLKDLGCMSQERFFQYTCGKRSSAAAMETETTTTFSP; the protein is encoded by the exons ATGACCGCTGTCAAAG ATACACAAATCTTAGTACCAGCTCTGCTGATCTGGACCTACTTTGAG ACTTGCTTCTCTCAGAGTGAAAAAATGACTACAGAGTTCATCACTGATTACACTGATTACCCCACAGACAAGACTGACTTGGATTATGATCATTGGACCCAGCAATGCCAGAAGGAATCCAACCGCCACTTCCGCTCCTGGTTCATGCCCACCTTCTACTCCCTCATCTGCTTCCTCGGTCTGGTCGGTAACATCCTGGTGATCGGTACCTACGTCTACTTCAATCGGCTGAAGACCGGGACCGATGTGTTCCTGCTCAGCCTGTCCGTCGCTGACCTGCTGTTTGCCGTGTCGCTGCCCCTCTGGGCTACCAACTCCATGACGGAATGGGTGCTGGGGCTGTTCATCTGCAAGGCAATGCATACCATCTATAAGGTCAGCTTCTACAGCGGCATGTTCCTCCTCGCGTCAATCAGCGTGGACAG GTACTTCGCCATCTCCAAGGCCGTCTCTGCCCACCGCCACCGCTCCATGGCCGTGTTCATTAGCAAGGTGACCTCTGTGGTCATCTGGGTGATGGCGCTGGTCTTCTCTGTGCCCGAGATGTCCTACACCAACATCAGCAACAAGACCTGCACCCCCTACACCGCCGGCTCAGACCAGGTGCGCGTGGCCATCCAGGTGAGCCAGATGGTCTTGGGGTTCGTTCTGCCGCTCCTAATAATGGCCTTTTGTTACGGCGCCATTGTGAAGACCCTGTGCCAGGCCCGGAGCTTTGAGAAGAACAAGGCCATCAAGGTGATCTTCACTTTGGTGGCGGTTTTCCTGCTCTGCCAGGTGCCCTATAATCTGGTACTGCTGCTGACCACTCTCGACGCGGCTAAGGGGGGCAGCAAGGACTGCCTCTATGACAACAGCCTCCTCTACGCCGCTgacatcacccagtgcctggctTTCCTGAGGTGCTGCCTCAACCCCTTTGTGTACGCGTTCATCGGGGTGAAGTTCCGCCGCAACCTCCTGAAGCTGCTGAAGGATCTGGGCTGTATGAGCCAGGAGAGATTCTTCCAGTACACCTGCGGCAAGAGGAGCTCAGCGGCCGCCATGGAAACAGAGACCACAACCACTTTCTCCCCCTAA